Proteins co-encoded in one Bradyrhizobium sp. 170 genomic window:
- a CDS encoding tyrosine-type recombinase/integrase — protein sequence MSKKAKQNITNRSCRKEVKTRSKIYDAECSGLYVSLSPTAPPTFFLKYTCLITKKRGTHRLGIYREAEAGIEARDVTYWRREADKLKVRIGDREDIAATTRREHQLQAKQAGVTVDRIIDERIAWVSELVPKGRDKDGIKLKMGPRKKDWANMASHLERFVRPRLGKKIAREVTKHDIADLQRDILAGTLIISEGKTTKKGSISSARHMRKAVSGLFNWAAEAGRDYVDTSPCVNLPPLDKEPPRTRKLSPDEVRVLWHGLDQPNMPIDRKICLAIKFTLVTMLRSIELLPIHRDELGRNGLRSELPLVVIPEERVKAGREIHQPLSDLAVEIAQEAMGNYPWMFAGRYGTESLNRKAMACALRGKTKRVKGKVVIESIGICRLLGMKPFTPHDLRRTAASLLGGLKVPRSIISLCLDHTVKSDEHGAVSAVTGKHYDQDPRIGEKREALQKLADEIRRIISAPMEAQEGMRQAA from the coding sequence ATGTCCAAGAAAGCGAAGCAGAACATCACCAACCGGAGCTGCCGCAAGGAAGTCAAAACGCGCTCCAAAATTTATGATGCCGAATGCTCGGGCCTCTACGTCAGCCTGAGCCCCACAGCGCCGCCGACGTTCTTCCTGAAGTACACCTGCCTGATCACCAAGAAGCGCGGCACCCATCGGCTGGGCATCTATCGCGAAGCCGAAGCAGGCATCGAGGCGCGCGACGTGACCTATTGGCGCAGGGAGGCCGATAAGCTGAAGGTCAGGATCGGCGACCGCGAGGACATCGCGGCGACCACGCGGCGCGAGCATCAGCTGCAGGCCAAGCAGGCAGGCGTCACCGTCGATCGGATCATTGACGAGCGGATCGCGTGGGTCAGCGAGCTGGTGCCGAAGGGCCGCGACAAGGATGGCATCAAGCTGAAGATGGGGCCGCGCAAAAAGGACTGGGCGAACATGGCCAGCCATCTGGAGCGGTTCGTGCGCCCGCGCCTCGGCAAGAAGATTGCCCGCGAAGTCACTAAGCATGACATCGCCGATCTGCAGCGCGACATCCTTGCGGGCACGCTGATCATCAGCGAGGGCAAGACCACGAAGAAGGGATCGATCAGCAGCGCCCGCCACATGCGCAAGGCGGTTTCGGGTCTGTTCAACTGGGCGGCTGAAGCAGGCCGCGACTATGTCGATACCTCGCCCTGCGTGAACCTGCCGCCGCTGGACAAGGAGCCGCCGCGCACCCGCAAGCTAAGCCCTGACGAGGTCAGGGTTCTCTGGCACGGCCTCGATCAGCCCAACATGCCTATCGATCGCAAGATATGTCTGGCGATCAAGTTCACGCTGGTGACCATGCTGCGCTCGATCGAGCTGCTGCCGATCCATCGCGATGAGCTGGGGCGCAATGGCCTGCGCAGCGAGCTGCCGCTGGTCGTGATCCCCGAGGAGCGCGTCAAGGCGGGCCGCGAGATTCATCAGCCGCTCTCTGATCTGGCTGTCGAGATCGCGCAGGAAGCGATGGGCAATTACCCGTGGATGTTCGCGGGGCGCTACGGCACCGAGTCGCTGAACCGCAAGGCGATGGCCTGCGCGCTCCGCGGCAAGACCAAGCGGGTGAAGGGAAAGGTGGTGATCGAAAGCATCGGCATCTGTCGGCTGCTCGGCATGAAGCCTTTCACGCCGCATGATCTGCGCCGCACCGCCGCCAGCCTGCTGGGTGGCCTGAAGGTGCCGCGCTCGATCATCTCGCTCTGCCTCGACCATACCGTGAAGAGCGACGAGCATGGCGCGGTCTCGGCGGTGACCGGCAAGCATTACGATCAGGACCCGCGCATCGGCGAAAAGCGCGAGGCCCTGCAAAAGCTGGCTGATGAGATCAGGCGCATCATCAGCGCGCCGATGGAAGCGCAGGAGGGAATGCGACAAGCCGCCTGA
- a CDS encoding RNA-binding protein codes for MPRGGPKGEKRPADAIGNAIMIAKIAAGEIEDVTTEDGKNAAAVALGRMGGKARAEGMTAKRRKEIAAKAADARWKKAK; via the coding sequence ATGCCTAGAGGTGGTCCTAAAGGCGAGAAGCGCCCAGCCGACGCCATCGGCAACGCCATCATGATCGCCAAGATCGCCGCCGGTGAGATCGAGGACGTCACCACAGAGGACGGCAAGAACGCCGCTGCCGTGGCGCTCGGGCGCATGGGCGGTAAGGCGCGGGCTGAGGGGATGACGGCCAAGCGGAGGAAAGAGATTGCCGCAAAGGCCGCCGATGCTCGCTGGAAGAAGGCTAAGTAG